The Bradysia coprophila strain Holo2 unplaced genomic scaffold, BU_Bcop_v1 contig_193, whole genome shotgun sequence genome window below encodes:
- the LOC119075168 gene encoding CAP-Gly domain-containing linker protein 1-like isoform X2, whose translation MNIPIKILLPMCDAKYDVFVSLITNLIGRVKLDEHPEDNALKVGLKGEKFAVELADLTDAWFESSSIVQRIRRNNLLGYWSIAHFPVVGKKFFGLKWEPPQREELEIVGSEEKMCAEEIDDFVSKKLKLRLIELSVSQSTLQKLRLFVVDIPADAGKRNQSSIPPGMMSYEIDDHRAGDFWQLIKLGLPKMSGPQRQSKREIESSVSPSMDPIHASLREIREEIGQLSDFVRSALTTRNYESVSSQDSLHVIVLSQKEEITQLKESARSLLASKENLSADVLALKEQNKRQSELISALQVGVESTSKLKIQAEHDLATNVTAVEAAKDTIDYHIAENRKLVDESYILKQEVDSMKQKIAKLESKNRNDLAQAESEKQDMVKENGNLKEMLVQLESGSSRMTCEVNDLRSSTVALNAENQRLRNEFNENQIAIEGAKLEIAFHIEENRKLLEERQFFIAEIDLTKQKVAKLETKNQDEVALLKSENIDLNHRNRKLMEDLEKLRVEADSTVAELKRTFDEVHLSPIANTRKSDMETQTDIIEVEAVPAEVDGGGPNSTERNVDEMSKGTQKSCIADEENGTGTDLFWDNTVSKFEEASIESNVSGAASVGTKNPAQIKKDPFNSQSEFSTDDEVVTTLRPILQKLKFGWMTFQPKKNAKFVPGFVHPPDADGIPRAQKVTASGLVGDTKNTFFEFSENIPADRVDKAGVSSLKKLNARFNFSLV comes from the exons ATGAATATCccgatcaaaattttattgccgATGTGCGATGCAAAATATGACGTATTTGTGAGTCTCATTACCAATCTGATTGGAAGGGTGAAACTGGACGAGCATCCCGAAGACAACGCACTAAAGGTGGGATTGAAAGGCGAAAAATTCGCTGTTGAGCTGGCAGATTTAACGGACGCGTGGTTCGAAAGCAGCTCGATTGTTCAACGAATCCGTCGAAACAATCTACTTGGTTACTGGTCGATTGCGCATTTTCCGGTcgtaggaaaaaaatttttcgggtTAAAATGGGAACCACCCCAGAGAGAAGAATTAGAAATTGTTGGCAGCGAGGAAAAGATGTGTGCTGAAGAAATCGATGATTTTGTGTCGAAAAAGCTCAAACTTCGTTTGATTGAGCTAAGCGTGAGCCAAAGTACTCTACAGAAGCTGAGACTTTTCGTCGTCGACATACCTGCTGACGCTGGAAAGAGAAACCAATCGTCGATTCCACCAGGAATGATGTCCTATGAAATCGACGATCATCGTGCCGGCGATTTTTGGCAGCTAATCAAGCTCG GTTTACCGAAGATGTCAGGACCACAACGACAATCGAAACGTGAAATCGAAAGTAGTGTTAGTCCAAGCATGG ATCCCATCCACGCCAGTTTACGGGAAATTCGAGAAGAAATTGGACAATTGAGTGACTTCGTTCGGTCCGCACTGACTACACGTAACTATGAGTCAGTCAGCAGTCAAGACAGCTTGCACGTGATTGTTCTAAGCCAAAAAGAAGAAATCACTCAATTAAAGGAATCGGCACGAAGTCTTCTTGCTTCCAAAGAAAATCTATCGGCTGATGTGTTAGCTCTAAAAGAGCAAAACAAGCGTCAATCAGAACTCATCAGTGCGCTACAAGTGGGAGTCGAATCAAcatcaaaactgaaaattcaGGCTGAGCATGATCTGGCAACGAATGTGACAGCAGTTGAAGCGGCGAAAGATACGATTGATTACCACATTGctgaaaaccgaaaacttgttGACGAGTCCTATATATTGAAGCAAGAGGTCGATTCGATGAAACAGAAGATTGCGAAGCTAGAAAGCAAGAATCGGAACGATCTGGCCCAGGCGGAATCGGAAAAGCAGGACATGgtaaaagaaaatggaaatttaaagGAAATGCTGGTGCAGCTCGAAAGTGGAAGTTCTCGTATGACTTGCGAGGTAAATGACTTGCGATCGTCCACAGTAGCATTGAATGCCGAAAATCAAAGACTGCGgaatgaatttaatgaaaaccAAATCGCGATTGAAGGAGCTAAGCTCGAGATTGCGTTCCACATTGAAGAAAACCGCAAACTACTCGAAGAGCGCCAGTTTTTCATCGCTGAAATCGATTTGACGAAGCAAAAGGTGGCGAAATTGGAAACGAAAAATCAGGACGAGGTTGCGCTGttaaaatcggaaaatattGACCTTAATCACCGAAATAGAAAGTTAATGGAAGACCTTGAGAAGCTTCGAGTTGAAGCGGATTCCACCGTTGCCGAGCTCAAACGTACATTTGACGAGGTGCACTTGTCGCCCATCGCAAACACAAGAAAATCAGACATGGAGACACAGACGGACATTATCGAG gTTGAAGCTGTGCCAGCTGAAGTCGATGGTGGTGGACCGAATTCCACTGAACGGAACGTTGACGAAATGAGTAAGGGCACACAAAAAAGCTGCATCGCTGACGAAGAAAACGGTACTGGTACCGATCTATTCTGGGACAACACTGTCTCGAAATTCGAAGAGGCATCGATTGAATCGAACGTCTCCGGTGCGGCATCTGTTGGAACGAAAAACCCTGCACAAATTAAAAAGGATCCGTTTAACTCTCAATCA gaGTTCTCAACTGACGATGAAGTCGTTACTACTTTACGTCCGATTCTCCAGAAACTAAAATTCGGTTGGATGACTTTTCAACCGAAGAAAAATGCTAAATTCGTTCCTGGTTTTGTACATCCGCCGGATGCAGATGGAATACCAAGAGCACAAAAAGTCACTGCAAGCGGTTTAGTTGGGGACacgaaaaacacatttttcgagTTTTCGGAAAATATCCCTGCCGATCGGGTGGACAAAGCAGGAGTGTCATCACTAAAAAAGTTGAACGCCCGGTTCAATTTCTCGCTTGTTTAA
- the LOC119075168 gene encoding flagellar attachment zone protein 1-like isoform X1 produces the protein MNIPIKILLPMCDAKYDVFVSLITNLIGRVKLDEHPEDNALKVGLKGEKFAVELADLTDAWFESSSIVQRIRRNNLLGYWSIAHFPVVGKKFFGLKWEPPQREELEIVGSEEKMCAEEIDDFVSKKLKLRLIELSVSQSTLQKLRLFVVDIPADAGKRNQSSIPPGMMSYEIDDHRAGDFWQLIKLGLPKMSGPQRQSKREIESSVSPSMGPKPAKRIVLDVGVSTDFISTAGDGDTGNSDPIHASLREIREEIGQLSDFVRSALTTRNYESVSSQDSLHVIVLSQKEEITQLKESARSLLASKENLSADVLALKEQNKRQSELISALQVGVESTSKLKIQAEHDLATNVTAVEAAKDTIDYHIAENRKLVDESYILKQEVDSMKQKIAKLESKNRNDLAQAESEKQDMVKENGNLKEMLVQLESGSSRMTCEVNDLRSSTVALNAENQRLRNEFNENQIAIEGAKLEIAFHIEENRKLLEERQFFIAEIDLTKQKVAKLETKNQDEVALLKSENIDLNHRNRKLMEDLEKLRVEADSTVAELKRTFDEVHLSPIANTRKSDMETQTDIIEVEAVPAEVDGGGPNSTERNVDEMSKGTQKSCIADEENGTGTDLFWDNTVSKFEEASIESNVSGAASVGTKNPAQIKKDPFNSQSEFSTDDEVVTTLRPILQKLKFGWMTFQPKKNAKFVPGFVHPPDADGIPRAQKVTASGLVGDTKNTFFEFSENIPADRVDKAGVSSLKKLNARFNFSLV, from the exons ATGAATATCccgatcaaaattttattgccgATGTGCGATGCAAAATATGACGTATTTGTGAGTCTCATTACCAATCTGATTGGAAGGGTGAAACTGGACGAGCATCCCGAAGACAACGCACTAAAGGTGGGATTGAAAGGCGAAAAATTCGCTGTTGAGCTGGCAGATTTAACGGACGCGTGGTTCGAAAGCAGCTCGATTGTTCAACGAATCCGTCGAAACAATCTACTTGGTTACTGGTCGATTGCGCATTTTCCGGTcgtaggaaaaaaatttttcgggtTAAAATGGGAACCACCCCAGAGAGAAGAATTAGAAATTGTTGGCAGCGAGGAAAAGATGTGTGCTGAAGAAATCGATGATTTTGTGTCGAAAAAGCTCAAACTTCGTTTGATTGAGCTAAGCGTGAGCCAAAGTACTCTACAGAAGCTGAGACTTTTCGTCGTCGACATACCTGCTGACGCTGGAAAGAGAAACCAATCGTCGATTCCACCAGGAATGATGTCCTATGAAATCGACGATCATCGTGCCGGCGATTTTTGGCAGCTAATCAAGCTCG GTTTACCGAAGATGTCAGGACCACAACGACAATCGAAACGTGAAATCGAAAGTAGTGTTAGTCCAAGCATGG GTCCCAAGCCTGCGAAAAGGATAGTTCTTGATGTCGGTGTCTCGACTGATTTCATTTCCACAGCCGGCGACGGTGATACTGGCAATTCCG ATCCCATCCACGCCAGTTTACGGGAAATTCGAGAAGAAATTGGACAATTGAGTGACTTCGTTCGGTCCGCACTGACTACACGTAACTATGAGTCAGTCAGCAGTCAAGACAGCTTGCACGTGATTGTTCTAAGCCAAAAAGAAGAAATCACTCAATTAAAGGAATCGGCACGAAGTCTTCTTGCTTCCAAAGAAAATCTATCGGCTGATGTGTTAGCTCTAAAAGAGCAAAACAAGCGTCAATCAGAACTCATCAGTGCGCTACAAGTGGGAGTCGAATCAAcatcaaaactgaaaattcaGGCTGAGCATGATCTGGCAACGAATGTGACAGCAGTTGAAGCGGCGAAAGATACGATTGATTACCACATTGctgaaaaccgaaaacttgttGACGAGTCCTATATATTGAAGCAAGAGGTCGATTCGATGAAACAGAAGATTGCGAAGCTAGAAAGCAAGAATCGGAACGATCTGGCCCAGGCGGAATCGGAAAAGCAGGACATGgtaaaagaaaatggaaatttaaagGAAATGCTGGTGCAGCTCGAAAGTGGAAGTTCTCGTATGACTTGCGAGGTAAATGACTTGCGATCGTCCACAGTAGCATTGAATGCCGAAAATCAAAGACTGCGgaatgaatttaatgaaaaccAAATCGCGATTGAAGGAGCTAAGCTCGAGATTGCGTTCCACATTGAAGAAAACCGCAAACTACTCGAAGAGCGCCAGTTTTTCATCGCTGAAATCGATTTGACGAAGCAAAAGGTGGCGAAATTGGAAACGAAAAATCAGGACGAGGTTGCGCTGttaaaatcggaaaatattGACCTTAATCACCGAAATAGAAAGTTAATGGAAGACCTTGAGAAGCTTCGAGTTGAAGCGGATTCCACCGTTGCCGAGCTCAAACGTACATTTGACGAGGTGCACTTGTCGCCCATCGCAAACACAAGAAAATCAGACATGGAGACACAGACGGACATTATCGAG gTTGAAGCTGTGCCAGCTGAAGTCGATGGTGGTGGACCGAATTCCACTGAACGGAACGTTGACGAAATGAGTAAGGGCACACAAAAAAGCTGCATCGCTGACGAAGAAAACGGTACTGGTACCGATCTATTCTGGGACAACACTGTCTCGAAATTCGAAGAGGCATCGATTGAATCGAACGTCTCCGGTGCGGCATCTGTTGGAACGAAAAACCCTGCACAAATTAAAAAGGATCCGTTTAACTCTCAATCA gaGTTCTCAACTGACGATGAAGTCGTTACTACTTTACGTCCGATTCTCCAGAAACTAAAATTCGGTTGGATGACTTTTCAACCGAAGAAAAATGCTAAATTCGTTCCTGGTTTTGTACATCCGCCGGATGCAGATGGAATACCAAGAGCACAAAAAGTCACTGCAAGCGGTTTAGTTGGGGACacgaaaaacacatttttcgagTTTTCGGAAAATATCCCTGCCGATCGGGTGGACAAAGCAGGAGTGTCATCACTAAAAAAGTTGAACGCCCGGTTCAATTTCTCGCTTGTTTAA